The following are encoded together in the Diachasmimorpha longicaudata isolate KC_UGA_2023 chromosome 3, iyDiaLong2, whole genome shotgun sequence genome:
- the LOC135160400 gene encoding glycerophosphocholine phosphodiesterase GPCPD1-like isoform X1 produces MKGTKRDWLFRVQVSGLAKNEFVYVVGNLPELGAWNHNQAIQLHQETSGDSPGHSTAFEGNQSDELFNEDGNSASELRFDETEEGRIFSTKISLPTDAEVQFRYFIAVVCQSNGTKNSAKTLIIRKWETHMQPRNIKKNTSSNFTEDSVPEPEKFGYHNGYCKIERGWLTDETVIQFKLFNNPIKLWKNRLQNKKLYIKMTPVNLVRHSSVEMPQFAGECVEDSLSMDTQDIVDQPAFSITEISVMNDEEATFRYQQQFGRPYEEDETVIFSVAVRYPDTIAYLVDFYVYTSRVYPGDSPPTHIGFSYILPSTLQASVGMLTVPITSTKHRPIGQLTVEYVAIKAIADYPWDMSISYAKHWEQRWSGLDVGHRGLGTSFKCEMKNCANVRENTMASLKTAADHGADMVEFDVQLSKDMIPVIYHDFHVSISLKRKKQIDAMDMLEIPVKDLTLEQLHLLKDISYPDDSMGKVLHHFDNDEQRVKLVYHLAEAREKNPRFFDEDLEDHQPFPTLQAVLQELDMHVGCNIEIKWTMQLKDGTFELNHPFDLNTYLDIILKVTLDHGGDRKIVFSSFNPDICAMIRLKQNKYPVVFLTQGITMKYPTYHDPRCQTIPMAMLHAISADILGINVHTEDILRDPSHVQIVRDRGLIIFCWGDDNNDKATIQHLKKLGLHAVIYDKIDEYNQKEVKESIFLVDARENQKALIALAQCVDNQSLPPPDNMDNVGNYDNPIILSPKIGNISSPSLAEASMFPRLELSPGEKISGNESDEGEIRSLAKDFSECANSFGRLGEGGGGSVTCGDNQDKDCL; encoded by the exons ATGAAGGGCACAAAAAGGGACTGGCTTTTTAGAGTGCAG GTATCAGGCCTAGCAAAAAATGAATTCGTCTACGTAGTGGGAAACCTTCCTGAACTAGGCGCCTGGAATCACAATCAAGCCATTCAACTGCACCAGGAGACGTCGGGCGATTCCCCAGGGCACTCCACAGCCTTCGAGGGGAACCAGTCGGACGAGCTCTTCAACGAAGACGGCAACAGTGCCTCAGAGTTGAGATTCGACGAAACCGAAGAGGGCAGGATCTTCTCAACAAAAATATCTCTTCCAACAGACGCTGAAGTTCAATTTCGTTATTTCATCGCTGTCGTCTGTCAGTCCAATGGAACCAAAAATTCAGCAAAGACCTTGATAATTCGTAAATGGGAGACACACATGCAGCCCCGAAACATAAAGAAAAATACTTCCAGTAATTTTACTGAGGACTCAGTTcccgaacctgaaaaatttggATATCACAATGGTTACTGCAAGATTGAACGAGGGTGGTTGACAGACGAAACTGTCATTCAGTTCAAACTCTTCAATAATCCGATtaaattgtggaaaaacagactgcaaaataaaaaattgtatattaAGATGACACCTGTTAATCTAGTCAGGCACAGCTCTGTCGAGATGCCACAGTTTGCTGGTGAATGTGTGGAGGACAGTCTGTCAATGGACACACAGGATATCGTCGATCAACCCGCTTTCAGTATTACAGAGATTAGT gTAATGAATGATGAAGAAGCAACCTTCAGGTACCAGCAGCAGTTCGGTCGCCCCTACGAAGAAGATGAGACTGTGATCTTCAGTGTGGCTGTACGATACCCAGACACAATC GCGTATCTAGTGGACTTCTATGTTTACACGTCAAGGGTTTATCCTGGGGACTCACCGCCAACTCATATTGGGTTTAGCTACATTCTTCCCAGCACTCTCCAAGCAAGTGTAGGAATGCTGACGGTGCCTATCACTAGTACCAAGCACAGGCCAATTG GGCAATTGACTGTGGAGTACGTAGCTATTAAAGCGATTGCCGATTATCCCTGGGACATGAGTATCTCGTACGCCAAACACTGGGAACAAAGATGGTCAGGGCTGGACGTTGGCCATAGGGGATTGGGTACATCGTTTAAATGTGAAATGAAGAA ctGTGCTAATGTCAGGGAAAATACAATGGCTTCGTTGAAAACAGCTGCTGATCACGGTGCGGATATGGTAGAATTCGATGTACAATTATCGAAGGACATGATACCCGTCATCTATCACGACTTCCACGTTTCCATTTCCTTAAAACGTAAAAAGCAAATCGATGCAATGGATATGCTTGAAATACCGGTGAAGGACCTCACATTAGAGCAGTTGCATCTTCTAAAA GATATTAGTTACCCTGATGACTCGATGGGTAAGGTGCTGCATCACTTTGATAACGATGAGCAAAGGGTTAAACTG gtTTATCATCTAGCGGAGGCACGAGAGAAGAATCCAAGGTTCTTCGACGAGGATCTCGAGGACCATCAGCCGTTCCCTACCCTTCAGGCTGTTCTCCAGGAGCTGGACATGCATGTTGGATGTAATATCGAGATCAAGTGGACGATGCAGCTGAAG GACGGTACATTCGAGTTGAACCACCCCTTCGACCTGAACACCTACCTCGACATAATCCTCAAAGTGACTCTAGATCATGGAGGAGACAGGAAGATCGTCTTCTCCTCCTTCAATCCCGACATCTGCGCGATGATTCGCCTCAAGCAGAACAAATACCCAGTGGTCTTCCTCACTCAGGGGATAACCATGAAGTACCCCACGTACCACGATCCCAGATGCCAGACAATCCCTATGGCGATGCTTCACGCAATATCCGCTGACATTCTCGGTATAAATGTCCACACCGAGGACATTCTCCGAGACCCCTCTCACGTTCAGATTGTCAGGGACCGAGGGCTCATTATCTTCTGCTGGGGTGACGACAACAACGATAAAGCTACCATTCAACACCTCAAGAAGCTCGGTCTCCATGCTGTCATTTACGATAAAATAGACGAGTACAATCAGAAGGAGGTGAAGGAGTCGATTTTCTTGGTGGACGCCAGGGAGAATCAGAAGGCACTCATTGCTCTCGCTCAGTGCGTCGACAACCAGTCCCTACCACCTCCTGACAATATGGACAATGTCGGTAATTATGACAACCCGATAATTCTAAGTCCGAAGATTGGAAATATCTCGTCGCCTTCACTCGCTGAGGCCAGCATGTTCCCCAGGCTTGAACTGTCACCTGGGGAGAAGATCTCAGGAAACGAGTCGGATGAGGGCGAGATCAGGAGTTTGGCCAAAGATTTTAGCGAGTGTGCCAACTCTTTTGGACGACTTGGTGAGGGAGGGGGTGGCAGTGTGACGTGTGGAGATAATCAGGATAAGGATTGCCTTTGA
- the LOC135160400 gene encoding glycerophosphocholine phosphodiesterase GPCPD1-like isoform X2, translating to MKGTKRDWLFRVQVSGLAKNEFVYVVGNLPELGAWNHNQAIQLHQETSGDSPGHSTAFEGNQSDELFNEDGNSASELRFDETEEGRIFSTKISLPTDAEVQFRYFIAVVCQSNGTKNSAKTLIIRKWETHMQPRNIKKNTSSNFTEDSVPEPEKFGYHNGYCKIERGWLTDETVIQFKLFNNPIKLWKNRLQNKKLYIKMTPVNLVRHSSVEMPQFAGECVEDSLSMDTQDIVDQPAFSITEISVMNDEEATFRYQQQFGRPYEEDETVIFSVAVRYPDTIAYLVDFYVYTSRVYPGDSPPTHIGFSYILPSTLQASVGMLTVPITSTKHRPIGQLTVEYVAIKAIADYPWDMSISYAKHWEQRWSGLDVGHRGLGTSFKCEMKNCANVRENTMASLKTAADHGADMVEFDVQLSKDMIPVIYHDFHVSISLKRKKQIDAMDMLEIPVKDLTLEQLHLLKVYHLAEAREKNPRFFDEDLEDHQPFPTLQAVLQELDMHVGCNIEIKWTMQLKDGTFELNHPFDLNTYLDIILKVTLDHGGDRKIVFSSFNPDICAMIRLKQNKYPVVFLTQGITMKYPTYHDPRCQTIPMAMLHAISADILGINVHTEDILRDPSHVQIVRDRGLIIFCWGDDNNDKATIQHLKKLGLHAVIYDKIDEYNQKEVKESIFLVDARENQKALIALAQCVDNQSLPPPDNMDNVGNYDNPIILSPKIGNISSPSLAEASMFPRLELSPGEKISGNESDEGEIRSLAKDFSECANSFGRLGEGGGGSVTCGDNQDKDCL from the exons ATGAAGGGCACAAAAAGGGACTGGCTTTTTAGAGTGCAG GTATCAGGCCTAGCAAAAAATGAATTCGTCTACGTAGTGGGAAACCTTCCTGAACTAGGCGCCTGGAATCACAATCAAGCCATTCAACTGCACCAGGAGACGTCGGGCGATTCCCCAGGGCACTCCACAGCCTTCGAGGGGAACCAGTCGGACGAGCTCTTCAACGAAGACGGCAACAGTGCCTCAGAGTTGAGATTCGACGAAACCGAAGAGGGCAGGATCTTCTCAACAAAAATATCTCTTCCAACAGACGCTGAAGTTCAATTTCGTTATTTCATCGCTGTCGTCTGTCAGTCCAATGGAACCAAAAATTCAGCAAAGACCTTGATAATTCGTAAATGGGAGACACACATGCAGCCCCGAAACATAAAGAAAAATACTTCCAGTAATTTTACTGAGGACTCAGTTcccgaacctgaaaaatttggATATCACAATGGTTACTGCAAGATTGAACGAGGGTGGTTGACAGACGAAACTGTCATTCAGTTCAAACTCTTCAATAATCCGATtaaattgtggaaaaacagactgcaaaataaaaaattgtatattaAGATGACACCTGTTAATCTAGTCAGGCACAGCTCTGTCGAGATGCCACAGTTTGCTGGTGAATGTGTGGAGGACAGTCTGTCAATGGACACACAGGATATCGTCGATCAACCCGCTTTCAGTATTACAGAGATTAGT gTAATGAATGATGAAGAAGCAACCTTCAGGTACCAGCAGCAGTTCGGTCGCCCCTACGAAGAAGATGAGACTGTGATCTTCAGTGTGGCTGTACGATACCCAGACACAATC GCGTATCTAGTGGACTTCTATGTTTACACGTCAAGGGTTTATCCTGGGGACTCACCGCCAACTCATATTGGGTTTAGCTACATTCTTCCCAGCACTCTCCAAGCAAGTGTAGGAATGCTGACGGTGCCTATCACTAGTACCAAGCACAGGCCAATTG GGCAATTGACTGTGGAGTACGTAGCTATTAAAGCGATTGCCGATTATCCCTGGGACATGAGTATCTCGTACGCCAAACACTGGGAACAAAGATGGTCAGGGCTGGACGTTGGCCATAGGGGATTGGGTACATCGTTTAAATGTGAAATGAAGAA ctGTGCTAATGTCAGGGAAAATACAATGGCTTCGTTGAAAACAGCTGCTGATCACGGTGCGGATATGGTAGAATTCGATGTACAATTATCGAAGGACATGATACCCGTCATCTATCACGACTTCCACGTTTCCATTTCCTTAAAACGTAAAAAGCAAATCGATGCAATGGATATGCTTGAAATACCGGTGAAGGACCTCACATTAGAGCAGTTGCATCTTCTAAAA gtTTATCATCTAGCGGAGGCACGAGAGAAGAATCCAAGGTTCTTCGACGAGGATCTCGAGGACCATCAGCCGTTCCCTACCCTTCAGGCTGTTCTCCAGGAGCTGGACATGCATGTTGGATGTAATATCGAGATCAAGTGGACGATGCAGCTGAAG GACGGTACATTCGAGTTGAACCACCCCTTCGACCTGAACACCTACCTCGACATAATCCTCAAAGTGACTCTAGATCATGGAGGAGACAGGAAGATCGTCTTCTCCTCCTTCAATCCCGACATCTGCGCGATGATTCGCCTCAAGCAGAACAAATACCCAGTGGTCTTCCTCACTCAGGGGATAACCATGAAGTACCCCACGTACCACGATCCCAGATGCCAGACAATCCCTATGGCGATGCTTCACGCAATATCCGCTGACATTCTCGGTATAAATGTCCACACCGAGGACATTCTCCGAGACCCCTCTCACGTTCAGATTGTCAGGGACCGAGGGCTCATTATCTTCTGCTGGGGTGACGACAACAACGATAAAGCTACCATTCAACACCTCAAGAAGCTCGGTCTCCATGCTGTCATTTACGATAAAATAGACGAGTACAATCAGAAGGAGGTGAAGGAGTCGATTTTCTTGGTGGACGCCAGGGAGAATCAGAAGGCACTCATTGCTCTCGCTCAGTGCGTCGACAACCAGTCCCTACCACCTCCTGACAATATGGACAATGTCGGTAATTATGACAACCCGATAATTCTAAGTCCGAAGATTGGAAATATCTCGTCGCCTTCACTCGCTGAGGCCAGCATGTTCCCCAGGCTTGAACTGTCACCTGGGGAGAAGATCTCAGGAAACGAGTCGGATGAGGGCGAGATCAGGAGTTTGGCCAAAGATTTTAGCGAGTGTGCCAACTCTTTTGGACGACTTGGTGAGGGAGGGGGTGGCAGTGTGACGTGTGGAGATAATCAGGATAAGGATTGCCTTTGA